A genome region from Triticum aestivum cultivar Chinese Spring chromosome 2B, IWGSC CS RefSeq v2.1, whole genome shotgun sequence includes the following:
- the LOC123047356 gene encoding uncharacterized protein isoform X1, with protein MAVPILTSFATVSSTLVELPPDEMNTPISAFRAKGQVAMPKTPSKSPCPKSACRKLVLELSKSKGAALSGSAPKLATQTEEVVPAGNGDMRIKRLQPVVDASGLDKVGGPEVVKKHMMPSSFAGGLCCMTEDFHDAVAVSQVHGSPDIFTTFACDPEWPERIETLEHGQKAVDGADITIQIHQMKLLDYLHTIRTGQVFGTVLAVVHTVEFQKTGVPHAHILVWQEKNDDQAPALADVDPDACTAAPANSVEAAVAQPARLNRIATTAAAASTIS; from the exons ATGGCGGTGCCCATTCTCACGTCTTTCGCTACAGTATCATCTACACTTGTAGAGCTACCTCCGGATGAG ATGAACACTCCTATATCTGCATTCAGAGCAAAAGGACAGGTTGCTATGCCTAAAACACCCAG CAAATCACCATGCCCAAAAAGCGCTTGCCGCAAACTTGTTCTTGAGCTCTCTAAGTCTAAGGGTGCAGCGCTATCTGGCTCTGCTCCCAAGTTGGCTACCCagactgaagaagttgttcctgctGGAAAT GGCGACATGCGCATTAAAAGGCTCCAgcctgttgttgatgcttctggGCTTGACAAGGTTGGCGGACCCGAGGTTGTTAAGAAGCACATGATGCCGTCATCTTTTGCGGGTGGGCTTTGCTGTATGACTGAAGATTTCCATGATGCAGTGGCTGTTTCGCAAGTCCATGGCTCGCCTGATATATTCACAACCTTTGCATGTGATCCAGAGTGGCCTGAGAGAATTGAGACCCTTGAACATGGGCAAAAAGCAGTCGATGGAGCTGATATTACCATTCAAATCCATCAGATGAAGCTACTTGACTACCTGCACACAATCAGGACTGGGCAAGTGTTTGGGACAGTGCTTGCTG TTGTCCACACCGTGGAGTTCCAGAAAACGGGGGTGCCCCATGCACATATCCTTGTTTGGCAGGAGAAGAACGATGATCAG GCCCCTGCACTTGCTGATGTTGATCCAGATGCTTGTACTGCTGCACCTGCCAACAGCGTGGAAGCGGCGGTTGCTCAGCCAGCTAGGCTTAACAG GATTgccactactgctgctgctgcatcAACCATTTCATAA
- the LOC123047356 gene encoding uncharacterized protein isoform X3, with protein sequence MAVPILTSFATVSSTLVELPPDEMNTPISAFRAKGQVAMPKTPSKSPCPKSACRKLVLELSKSKGAALSGSAPKLATQTEEVVPAGNGDMRIKRLQPVVDASGLDKVGGPEVVKKHMMPSSFAEWPERIETLEHGQKAVDGADITIQIHQMKLLDYLHTIRTGQVFGTVLAVVHTVEFQKTGVPHAHILVWQEKNDDQAPALADVDPDACTAAPANSVEAAVAQPARLNRIATTAAAASTIS encoded by the exons ATGGCGGTGCCCATTCTCACGTCTTTCGCTACAGTATCATCTACACTTGTAGAGCTACCTCCGGATGAG ATGAACACTCCTATATCTGCATTCAGAGCAAAAGGACAGGTTGCTATGCCTAAAACACCCAG CAAATCACCATGCCCAAAAAGCGCTTGCCGCAAACTTGTTCTTGAGCTCTCTAAGTCTAAGGGTGCAGCGCTATCTGGCTCTGCTCCCAAGTTGGCTACCCagactgaagaagttgttcctgctGGAAAT GGCGACATGCGCATTAAAAGGCTCCAgcctgttgttgatgcttctggGCTTGACAAGGTTGGCGGACCCGAGGTTGTTAAGAAGCACATGATGCCGTCATCTTTTGCGG AGTGGCCTGAGAGAATTGAGACCCTTGAACATGGGCAAAAAGCAGTCGATGGAGCTGATATTACCATTCAAATCCATCAGATGAAGCTACTTGACTACCTGCACACAATCAGGACTGGGCAAGTGTTTGGGACAGTGCTTGCTG TTGTCCACACCGTGGAGTTCCAGAAAACGGGGGTGCCCCATGCACATATCCTTGTTTGGCAGGAGAAGAACGATGATCAG GCCCCTGCACTTGCTGATGTTGATCCAGATGCTTGTACTGCTGCACCTGCCAACAGCGTGGAAGCGGCGGTTGCTCAGCCAGCTAGGCTTAACAG GATTgccactactgctgctgctgcatcAACCATTTCATAA
- the LOC123047356 gene encoding uncharacterized protein isoform X4 has product MQVHCQGDMRIKRLQPVVDASGLDKVGGPEVVKKHMMPSSFAGGLCCMTEDFHDAVAVSQVHGSPDIFTTFACDPEWPERIETLEHGQKAVDGADITIQIHQMKLLDYLHTIRTGQVFGTVLAVVHTVEFQKTGVPHAHILVWQEKNDDQAPALADVDPDACTAAPANSVEAAVAQPARLNRIATTAAAASTIS; this is encoded by the exons ATGCAGGTTCACTGTCAG GGCGACATGCGCATTAAAAGGCTCCAgcctgttgttgatgcttctggGCTTGACAAGGTTGGCGGACCCGAGGTTGTTAAGAAGCACATGATGCCGTCATCTTTTGCGGGTGGGCTTTGCTGTATGACTGAAGATTTCCATGATGCAGTGGCTGTTTCGCAAGTCCATGGCTCGCCTGATATATTCACAACCTTTGCATGTGATCCAGAGTGGCCTGAGAGAATTGAGACCCTTGAACATGGGCAAAAAGCAGTCGATGGAGCTGATATTACCATTCAAATCCATCAGATGAAGCTACTTGACTACCTGCACACAATCAGGACTGGGCAAGTGTTTGGGACAGTGCTTGCTG TTGTCCACACCGTGGAGTTCCAGAAAACGGGGGTGCCCCATGCACATATCCTTGTTTGGCAGGAGAAGAACGATGATCAG GCCCCTGCACTTGCTGATGTTGATCCAGATGCTTGTACTGCTGCACCTGCCAACAGCGTGGAAGCGGCGGTTGCTCAGCCAGCTAGGCTTAACAG GATTgccactactgctgctgctgcatcAACCATTTCATAA
- the LOC123047356 gene encoding uncharacterized protein isoform X2, with the protein MRAKGQVAMPKTPSKSPCPKSACRKLVLELSKSKGAALSGSAPKLATQTEEVVPAGNGDMRIKRLQPVVDASGLDKVGGPEVVKKHMMPSSFAGGLCCMTEDFHDAVAVSQVHGSPDIFTTFACDPEWPERIETLEHGQKAVDGADITIQIHQMKLLDYLHTIRTGQVFGTVLAVVHTVEFQKTGVPHAHILVWQEKNDDQAPALADVDPDACTAAPANSVEAAVAQPARLNRIATTAAAASTIS; encoded by the exons ATGAG AGCAAAAGGACAGGTTGCTATGCCTAAAACACCCAG CAAATCACCATGCCCAAAAAGCGCTTGCCGCAAACTTGTTCTTGAGCTCTCTAAGTCTAAGGGTGCAGCGCTATCTGGCTCTGCTCCCAAGTTGGCTACCCagactgaagaagttgttcctgctGGAAAT GGCGACATGCGCATTAAAAGGCTCCAgcctgttgttgatgcttctggGCTTGACAAGGTTGGCGGACCCGAGGTTGTTAAGAAGCACATGATGCCGTCATCTTTTGCGGGTGGGCTTTGCTGTATGACTGAAGATTTCCATGATGCAGTGGCTGTTTCGCAAGTCCATGGCTCGCCTGATATATTCACAACCTTTGCATGTGATCCAGAGTGGCCTGAGAGAATTGAGACCCTTGAACATGGGCAAAAAGCAGTCGATGGAGCTGATATTACCATTCAAATCCATCAGATGAAGCTACTTGACTACCTGCACACAATCAGGACTGGGCAAGTGTTTGGGACAGTGCTTGCTG TTGTCCACACCGTGGAGTTCCAGAAAACGGGGGTGCCCCATGCACATATCCTTGTTTGGCAGGAGAAGAACGATGATCAG GCCCCTGCACTTGCTGATGTTGATCCAGATGCTTGTACTGCTGCACCTGCCAACAGCGTGGAAGCGGCGGTTGCTCAGCCAGCTAGGCTTAACAG GATTgccactactgctgctgctgcatcAACCATTTCATAA